Proteins from a single region of Candidatus Hinthialibacter antarcticus:
- the fliE gene encoding flagellar hook-basal body complex protein FliE, with protein sequence MSSPYDQMPVGPIGPTPRTEGMNGVSGPVAPKAPGGSFVDLLANSVNEVNNMQHGAADKIQKLVTGEISNVHEVMISVEEAGVAFNLLMQIRKQLMQAWSELKRTPV encoded by the coding sequence GTGAGCAGCCCCTACGACCAGATGCCGGTTGGGCCGATTGGCCCAACGCCCCGCACCGAAGGGATGAACGGCGTATCCGGCCCGGTTGCGCCAAAGGCGCCAGGCGGATCGTTTGTTGACTTATTGGCGAACTCGGTCAATGAAGTGAATAACATGCAGCACGGCGCTGCAGATAAAATACAAAAGTTAGTGACGGGCGAAATCAGCAACGTACATGAAGTGATGATTTCAGTTGAAGAAGCCGGGGTCGCGTTTAATTTGTTAATGCAAATTCGCAAGCAGTTAATGCAAGCATGGAGCGAATTAAAACGGACGCCAGTTTAG
- the flgC gene encoding flagellar basal body rod protein FlgC: MSYHINASGMTAQRIRMDVISNNIANANTMVTAEGSPYRKREVIFEAPGRTFSESMSTARRRLNRIIGTGVKVQKITEDRSEHAFMKIYDPGHPFADPNGIVLRPNINVTKEMVNIIDASRAYEANVTSFNAYKQMQTRALRIGGQ, encoded by the coding sequence ATGAGTTATCATATCAATGCATCGGGGATGACCGCCCAGCGAATCCGTATGGACGTCATTTCAAATAACATCGCCAACGCCAACACAATGGTCACGGCGGAAGGGTCTCCCTATCGCAAACGCGAAGTCATCTTTGAAGCGCCAGGGCGTACATTTTCCGAATCGATGTCGACGGCCAGGCGCCGCTTGAACCGAATCATCGGCACGGGCGTCAAGGTACAGAAAATTACGGAAGACCGCTCCGAGCACGCATTTATGAAAATTTATGATCCAGGGCATCCATTCGCCGACCCAAACGGAATCGTCTTACGTCCCAATATCAACGTCACAAAAGAGATGGTCAATATCATTGATGCGTCGCGGGCGTATGAAGCCAACGTCACATCATTTAACGCTTACAAACAGATGCAAACGCGCGCGTTACGAATCGGCGGACAATAA
- the flgB gene encoding flagellar basal body rod protein FlgB, producing MLISQMFNNTTLHVLKKGIEGASKRHEAISNNIANVDTPKYQRATVDFENQLKRVLRGTDVSGRRTHPAHFIIGGPEAIPLVQPRVDIDNMTRFRPDKNNVNIDQEMADLAENSQRSDQFSELIRRRYQGLRRVLQEAGAR from the coding sequence ATGCTGATTTCCCAAATGTTTAATAACACGACGTTGCATGTTCTCAAAAAGGGCATTGAGGGAGCAAGTAAGCGGCATGAAGCGATCTCCAATAACATCGCCAATGTCGATACGCCAAAATATCAGCGCGCTACGGTTGATTTTGAAAACCAACTCAAGCGCGTTCTGAGAGGAACCGACGTCAGCGGAAGACGCACCCACCCCGCCCATTTTATCATCGGCGGGCCGGAAGCAATTCCATTGGTGCAGCCGCGGGTCGATATTGATAATATGACCCGTTTTCGCCCGGATAAAAACAACGTAAACATTGACCAGGAAATGGCCGACTTGGCGGAAAACAGCCAGCGCAGCGACCAGTTCAGCGAATTGATCCGCCGACGCTACCAAGGCTTGCGCCGCGTGTTGCAAGAGGCAGGCGCCCGCTAA
- the fliF gene encoding flagellar basal-body MS-ring/collar protein FliF, with amino-acid sequence MQDFIQQLQDQLTRLWEQISLQQKILFVAIPVLLLATMGVAVYYVSQPQYVQLLQTSDVGQLAEIKTYLDANDIKYSISADGKSIMVDEKIKNITAIDLAGQGLIGFDAGPGFELFDKVQLGMTDRMFDAQYRRVLQNTLSEVITEGARIDSARVAINPGRTALFKSDKVAPSASVKVIAKRDLDSSEVKGIQNLVAASVTGLQAGQVIVTDKNNRTLSEDNNIEPGVKEASRQLQVKVSVENFVRQKLEQRLEKIVGPDNYDISVSAFLDWEKQSTEEVVIDPETQAAISEKTYNEESKTKGISGPPGVAANVQDEGIGAEAEETGTTIEEAITNYNYAWSKILKAKSQGAIKDLYVSISIDYTEDEDGNLIQRDPTTIAQWTETLRVAAGLDAMPLPGEPITFVLDESPFDRSLEQMQAREEFWQMLGNVFRTLLPLILLLAVGYLAYLFFQRAFAPAVIEDEEIQEEVPIEPVTETRELSLQQLGLAEFGDVANLPAEEQRRIKMQEHVINYAAEKPEEVAAIIKAWLNS; translated from the coding sequence ATGCAGGATTTCATCCAGCAGCTTCAAGACCAGCTGACCCGGCTATGGGAACAAATCAGCCTGCAACAAAAAATTCTATTTGTTGCGATTCCCGTCTTGTTATTGGCGACCATGGGCGTAGCGGTGTATTACGTCAGCCAACCGCAATATGTTCAATTGCTCCAAACCAGCGATGTAGGCCAACTGGCTGAAATCAAAACCTACTTAGACGCAAATGACATTAAATACAGCATTAGCGCCGACGGCAAAAGCATCATGGTGGATGAGAAAATTAAAAACATCACCGCCATTGATCTCGCCGGACAAGGACTGATTGGCTTCGACGCCGGCCCGGGATTTGAACTCTTCGACAAAGTGCAACTCGGCATGACCGACCGCATGTTTGACGCGCAATACCGCCGCGTCTTACAAAACACTCTCTCGGAAGTCATCACCGAAGGCGCCCGGATTGATTCCGCCCGGGTTGCGATCAACCCCGGACGCACCGCGCTATTCAAGAGCGACAAGGTCGCACCCAGCGCGTCAGTCAAAGTGATTGCCAAGCGCGACCTCGATTCATCAGAAGTAAAAGGCATCCAAAACCTGGTCGCCGCTTCGGTGACAGGACTGCAAGCAGGACAGGTCATCGTCACCGATAAAAACAACCGCACGTTAAGCGAAGACAACAACATTGAACCCGGCGTTAAAGAAGCCAGCCGCCAACTTCAAGTTAAAGTTTCGGTTGAAAATTTTGTTCGTCAAAAGCTTGAACAGCGCCTCGAAAAAATCGTTGGCCCTGACAATTATGACATCTCCGTCAGCGCATTTTTAGATTGGGAAAAGCAAAGCACCGAAGAAGTTGTGATCGACCCCGAGACGCAAGCAGCCATCAGTGAAAAAACCTATAATGAAGAATCAAAAACGAAGGGCATTTCCGGCCCCCCCGGCGTTGCCGCCAATGTACAAGATGAAGGCATCGGAGCGGAAGCGGAAGAAACGGGCACAACCATTGAAGAAGCAATTACAAATTACAATTATGCCTGGTCAAAAATACTCAAAGCAAAATCTCAGGGCGCTATCAAAGATTTATATGTCTCCATTTCCATTGATTACACCGAAGATGAAGACGGCAATTTAATACAGCGCGACCCCACAACCATCGCACAATGGACCGAGACGCTGCGCGTAGCAGCGGGGCTTGACGCAATGCCCCTGCCCGGCGAGCCGATTACTTTTGTCCTGGATGAATCGCCGTTCGACCGCTCGTTGGAACAAATGCAAGCGCGCGAAGAATTCTGGCAGATGTTAGGCAACGTGTTCCGTACGCTGCTGCCGTTGATTCTATTGTTAGCAGTGGGTTATCTGGCCTATCTGTTCTTCCAACGCGCCTTTGCCCCGGCGGTAATCGAAGATGAAGAGATCCAAGAAGAAGTGCCCATCGAGCCGGTTACCGAAACGCGCGAGCTCAGCCTACAGCAATTGGGCCTGGCGGAATTCGGCGATGTTGCGAACCTGCCGGCGGAAGAACAACGGCGGATCAAGATGCAGGAGCACGTCATCAACTACGCAGCGGAAAAGCCGGAAGAAGTCGCGGCGATTATCAAAGCCTGGTTGAACAGTTAA